A portion of the Pseudomonas koreensis genome contains these proteins:
- a CDS encoding aspartate/glutamate racemase family protein, producing MRTIGLIGGMSWESSAEYYRLINQQVRDRLGPLRSAQLLMYSVDFGPVEQAQHAGRWDDAAAILVDAARRLEAGGAECVVLCTNTMHKVAEQIQAAISIPFLHIAEPAAQAALEIDALTVGLLGTAFTMEQDFLKQRLIAQGLTVLVPDEAERKDVHRIIYDELCVGVISEASRQTYQRVIESLTARGAQAIILGCTEIGLLIKPEHSALPLLDTTELHAQSAVAFALAD from the coding sequence ATGCGCACCATCGGCCTTATCGGCGGCATGAGCTGGGAATCCAGCGCCGAATACTATCGTCTGATCAACCAGCAGGTCCGCGATCGCCTGGGCCCGCTGCGCTCTGCGCAATTGTTGATGTACAGCGTCGACTTCGGCCCGGTCGAACAGGCCCAGCATGCCGGGCGCTGGGACGATGCCGCAGCGATTCTGGTCGATGCCGCGCGCAGGCTTGAAGCCGGTGGCGCCGAGTGCGTGGTGCTGTGTACCAACACCATGCACAAGGTCGCCGAGCAGATTCAGGCGGCGATCAGCATTCCGTTTCTGCACATTGCCGAACCGGCCGCACAGGCTGCGCTGGAAATCGATGCCCTCACTGTCGGGCTGCTCGGCACCGCGTTCACCATGGAACAGGACTTCCTCAAGCAACGTCTGATCGCCCAAGGCCTGACCGTGCTGGTGCCCGACGAAGCCGAACGCAAGGACGTACACCGGATCATCTACGACGAACTCTGCGTCGGGGTGATCAGCGAAGCGTCGCGGCAAACCTATCAGCGCGTGATCGAATCCCTCACCGCGCGCGGCGCTCAGGCGATCATCCTCGGCTGTACCGAAATCGGTTTGCTGATCAAACCCGAACACAGCGCCCTGCCCCTGCTCGACACCACCGAACTGCATGCACAGTCGGCGGTAGCTTTCGCGCTGGCCGACTGA
- a CDS encoding DUF3313 domain-containing protein has protein sequence MKLAVMMGTLCIATLGVVGCSSKTVEPDQYSGFLKDYSQLKEAKSPSGAEVMRWMDPKLDINKFTSVYVEPSQLYPKPQATEKIPQQTLNGITSYYDQALKRELGKSLPLAAGPGPGVIVVRPAITAVSSKTEGLQVYEVIPIALVAAAVSTATGIRDQETTLATEAVFMDGATNHVIAQVVRKGTGKPLENSSQVMKADDMKAVIDGWASDLHQSYLKLKSEAK, from the coding sequence ATGAAGCTAGCCGTCATGATGGGCACGCTGTGCATTGCCACCCTCGGCGTGGTGGGTTGTTCCAGCAAAACCGTCGAGCCTGACCAGTATTCCGGCTTTCTCAAGGATTACAGCCAGCTGAAGGAGGCCAAGTCACCTTCCGGTGCCGAGGTGATGCGCTGGATGGACCCGAAACTCGACATCAATAAATTCACCAGCGTTTACGTTGAACCGAGCCAGCTCTATCCGAAACCGCAAGCGACTGAAAAAATCCCGCAACAGACGCTCAATGGCATCACCAGTTATTACGATCAGGCGCTCAAACGTGAGCTGGGCAAATCACTGCCGTTGGCCGCAGGGCCCGGGCCGGGTGTGATTGTGGTACGTCCGGCGATTACCGCGGTCAGCAGCAAGACCGAAGGCCTGCAAGTCTATGAAGTGATCCCGATTGCACTGGTCGCCGCAGCGGTGAGCACTGCCACCGGTATTCGCGATCAGGAAACCACGTTGGCCACAGAAGCGGTGTTCATGGATGGCGCGACCAATCATGTCATCGCGCAGGTGGTGCGCAAGGGCACCGGCAAACCACTGGAAAACTCTTCCCAGGTGATGAAGGCCGATGACATGAAAGCGGTGATCGATGGCTGGGCGAGCGATCTGCATCAGTCGTATTTGAAATTGAAATCGGAAGCCAAATGA
- the tpx gene encoding thiol peroxidase has product MAQVTLKGNPVQVNGQLPQAGSKAPAFSLVAGNLSDVTLQDFAGKRKVLNIFPSVDTPTCATSVRKFNAQANDISNTVVLCISADLPFAQARFCGAEGLENVQNLSTLRGREFIENYGVAIADGPLKGLTARAVVVLDENDNVLHSELVKEIAEEPDYEAALSVLK; this is encoded by the coding sequence ATGGCCCAAGTCACCCTCAAAGGCAATCCGGTTCAAGTCAACGGCCAGTTGCCACAAGCCGGTTCCAAGGCGCCAGCCTTTTCCCTGGTAGCCGGCAATCTGTCCGACGTCACCCTGCAAGACTTCGCCGGCAAGCGCAAAGTCCTGAACATCTTCCCAAGCGTCGACACTCCGACCTGCGCCACCTCTGTGCGCAAGTTCAACGCCCAGGCCAACGACATCAGCAACACCGTGGTGCTGTGCATTTCCGCTGACCTGCCGTTCGCCCAGGCACGCTTCTGCGGCGCCGAAGGTCTGGAAAATGTACAGAACCTGTCGACCCTGCGCGGCCGCGAGTTCATCGAAAACTACGGTGTGGCCATTGCTGACGGCCCGCTGAAAGGCCTGACCGCTCGCGCCGTTGTGGTTCTGGACGAAAACGACAATGTCTTGCACAGCGAACTGGTCAAGGAAATCGCCGAAGAGCCTGACTACGAAGCGGCACTGTCCGTTCTCAAGTAA
- a CDS encoding MdtA/MuxA family multidrug efflux RND transporter periplasmic adaptor subunit: MVNNSMQSSPRKSRRWLISLLVLLVIAVLCWKFWPAGSADKAGGDKATAGHTGRSGMARPGFGGGTGPIPVRVAPAVKGDFPLYYKALGTVTALNTINVRSRVGGELVKIHFEEGQMVKAGDLLAEIDPRPYQNALLQAEGTLLQNQAQLKNAQVDVERYRGLYKEDSIAKQTLDTAEALVGQYLGTVKTNQAAVNDAKLNLEFTKIRAPIAGRVGLRQVDVGNLVAANDTTFLAVITQTQPISVAFTLPENSLDTVLARYRSGAKLPAEAWDRGDTKLQATGVLQSLDNQIDVATGTLKFKARYDNRDQSLFPNQFVNVHLLADTLKGVVLAPSAAIQFGTNGTFVYALDGDKKVTIRQLKIGASDGDNTVVTEGLAAGDRVVLEGTDRLKEGSEVEVVNDSSEVPTSPTEHLQGKSAANPDATTADKAKKGA, from the coding sequence ATGGTCAATAACTCCATGCAATCGTCCCCCCGCAAGTCCCGTCGCTGGCTGATCAGCCTGCTTGTCCTGTTGGTCATCGCCGTCCTGTGCTGGAAATTCTGGCCCGCCGGCTCTGCTGACAAGGCGGGGGGCGACAAGGCGACTGCCGGGCATACCGGGCGCTCGGGGATGGCACGCCCAGGCTTTGGCGGCGGTACCGGGCCGATTCCGGTGCGCGTAGCGCCGGCGGTGAAGGGCGACTTTCCGCTGTATTACAAGGCGCTGGGCACGGTCACCGCGCTCAATACCATCAATGTTCGCAGCCGCGTGGGCGGCGAACTGGTGAAGATTCATTTCGAAGAAGGCCAGATGGTCAAGGCGGGCGACCTGTTGGCCGAGATCGATCCGCGTCCTTACCAGAATGCTTTGCTCCAGGCCGAAGGCACGTTGCTGCAGAATCAGGCCCAGTTGAAAAACGCTCAGGTCGATGTCGAGCGTTATCGCGGTCTGTATAAAGAAGACAGCATCGCCAAACAGACCCTCGACACTGCCGAAGCGCTGGTCGGCCAGTACCTGGGCACGGTCAAGACCAATCAGGCAGCGGTCAACGACGCCAAGCTCAATCTCGAATTCACCAAGATCCGCGCGCCGATTGCCGGCCGCGTCGGTCTGCGTCAGGTCGACGTCGGCAACCTCGTCGCCGCCAACGACACCACCTTCCTCGCGGTGATCACCCAGACGCAACCGATCAGCGTTGCCTTCACCTTGCCGGAAAACAGCCTCGACACCGTGCTGGCCCGTTACCGCAGCGGCGCCAAGCTACCCGCCGAAGCCTGGGATCGTGGCGACACCAAGCTGCAGGCCACAGGCGTGTTGCAAAGCCTCGACAACCAGATCGACGTTGCGACCGGCACCCTCAAGTTCAAGGCTCGCTACGATAACCGCGACCAGTCGCTGTTCCCCAACCAGTTCGTCAACGTCCACCTCCTCGCCGACACGCTCAAAGGTGTGGTGCTGGCACCGTCGGCAGCGATTCAGTTCGGCACCAACGGCACCTTCGTCTACGCGCTGGATGGCGACAAGAAGGTCACCATTCGCCAACTGAAAATCGGCGCCAGCGACGGTGACAACACCGTGGTCACCGAAGGCCTCGCCGCTGGCGATCGCGTGGTGCTCGAAGGCACCGACCGCCTGAAGGAGGGCAGCGAAGTCGAAGTGGTCAATGACAGCAGCGAAGTGCCGACCTCGCCGACCGAACATTTGCAAGGCAAGTCCGCCGCCAATCCGGATGCGACCACTGCTGACAAGGCCAAGAAGGGCGCATGA
- a CDS encoding MdtB/MuxB family multidrug efflux RND transporter permease subunit, whose translation MNISRLFILRPVATTLSMLAIVLAGLIAYRLLPVSALPQVDYPTIRVMTLYPGASPDVMTSAVTAPLERQFGQMPGLTQMASTSSGGASVLTLRFSLDINMDVAEQQVQAAINAATNLLPTDLPAPPVYNKVNPADTPVLTLAITSKTMLLPKLNDLVDTRMAQKIAQISGVGMVSIAGGQRQAVRIKVNPEALAAASLNLSDVRTLIGASNVNQPKGNFDGPTRVSMLDANDQLTSPEDYANLILTYKNGAPLRLKDVAEIVDGAENERLAAWANQNQAVLLNIQRQPGANVIEVVDRIKALLPSITDNLPAGLDVTVLTDRTQTIRASVTDVQHELLIAIALVVMVTFLFLRRASATIIPSVAVPLSLIGTFGVMYLAGFSVNNLTLMALTIATGFVVDDAIVMLENISRFIEEGDSPMQAALKGAKQIGFTLISLTLSLIAVLIPLLFMADVVGRLFREFAITLAVAILISLVVSLTLTPMMCARLLKREPQEHEQGRFYRASGAFIDWMINEYGRMLRWVLKHQPLTLLVAIGTLALTVFLYVIVPKGFFPVQDTGVIQGISEAPQSISFAAMGERQQQLAKIILEDPAVQSLSSYIGVDGDNATLNSGRLLINLKPHGERDLTASEVIARLQPQLDKLVGIRLFMQPVQDLTIEDRVSRTQYQFSMSSPDSELLSQWSGRLVEALAQRPELTDVASDLQDKGLQVYLVIDRDAASRLGVSVANITDALYDAFGQRQISTIYTQASQYRVVLQAQAGEKIGPQALDQIHVKTTDGAQVRLSSLAHVEERQAQLAITHIGQFPAVMMSFNLAPGVALGHAVDIIEQVQQDIGMPVGVQTQFQGAAQAFQASLSSTLLLILAAVVTMYIVLGVLYESYIHPITILSTLPSAAVGALLALLLSGNDLGMIAIIGIILLIGIVKKNAIMMIDFALDAERTQGMAPAEAIYQAALLRFRPILMTTLAALFGAVPLMLATGSGAELRQPLGLVMVGGLLVSQVLTLFTTPVIYLYFDRLGRRFGKTKADGEEVAV comes from the coding sequence ATGAACATTTCGCGGCTGTTCATCCTCCGTCCGGTAGCCACCACCCTGAGCATGCTGGCCATTGTCCTGGCCGGCCTCATTGCTTATCGCTTGCTGCCGGTTTCGGCCTTGCCGCAGGTCGATTACCCGACCATCCGCGTCATGACCCTGTACCCGGGCGCCAGTCCGGACGTGATGACCAGCGCCGTCACCGCACCGCTTGAACGACAATTCGGGCAGATGCCGGGCCTCACGCAAATGGCTTCGACCAGCTCCGGCGGCGCTTCGGTGCTGACCCTGCGGTTCAGCCTCGACATCAATATGGACGTCGCCGAACAGCAGGTGCAGGCCGCGATCAACGCCGCGACCAACCTGCTGCCGACCGACCTGCCGGCGCCGCCGGTGTATAACAAGGTCAACCCGGCGGACACTCCGGTGCTGACCCTGGCCATCACCTCGAAAACCATGCTGCTGCCCAAGCTTAATGATCTGGTCGATACGCGCATGGCGCAGAAAATCGCCCAGATCAGTGGCGTCGGCATGGTCAGCATTGCCGGCGGCCAGCGCCAAGCGGTGCGGATCAAAGTCAACCCCGAGGCACTGGCCGCCGCCAGTCTGAACCTGTCGGATGTGCGCACGTTGATCGGCGCCTCCAACGTCAACCAGCCGAAGGGCAACTTCGACGGCCCGACCCGGGTGTCGATGCTCGATGCCAACGACCAACTGACCTCGCCCGAGGATTACGCCAACCTGATCCTCACCTACAAGAACGGCGCGCCGTTGCGGCTCAAGGACGTTGCCGAAATTGTCGATGGTGCCGAGAACGAACGGCTCGCCGCGTGGGCCAACCAGAATCAGGCGGTACTGCTGAACATCCAGCGCCAGCCCGGCGCCAACGTCATCGAAGTGGTCGACCGCATCAAGGCCTTGCTGCCGAGCATCACCGACAACCTGCCGGCCGGCCTCGATGTCACTGTACTGACGGATCGCACGCAAACCATCCGCGCCTCGGTCACCGATGTGCAACACGAACTGCTGATCGCCATCGCGCTGGTGGTCATGGTCACGTTCCTGTTTCTGCGCCGCGCCAGTGCGACGATCATTCCGTCAGTGGCCGTGCCGCTGTCGCTGATCGGCACCTTCGGCGTGATGTACCTCGCCGGATTCTCGGTGAACAACCTGACCCTGATGGCCCTGACCATTGCCACCGGTTTTGTGGTCGACGACGCCATCGTCATGCTCGAGAATATTTCGCGATTCATCGAGGAGGGCGACAGTCCGATGCAGGCCGCGCTCAAGGGCGCCAAGCAGATCGGTTTCACCCTGATTTCCCTGACCCTGTCGCTGATCGCCGTACTGATTCCGCTGCTGTTCATGGCCGACGTGGTCGGGCGTTTGTTCCGTGAATTCGCTATCACCCTGGCCGTGGCGATCCTGATTTCCTTGGTGGTGTCGCTGACCCTGACGCCGATGATGTGCGCGCGCCTGCTCAAGCGTGAACCGCAAGAACACGAGCAGGGCCGGTTCTATCGTGCCAGCGGTGCGTTCATCGACTGGATGATCAACGAATACGGGCGGATGCTGCGTTGGGTGCTCAAGCATCAGCCGCTGACCTTGCTGGTCGCGATCGGCACACTGGCGTTGACCGTATTCCTTTACGTCATCGTGCCGAAGGGTTTCTTTCCGGTGCAGGACACCGGGGTGATTCAGGGCATTTCCGAAGCGCCACAGTCGATCTCCTTCGCGGCGATGGGCGAGCGACAGCAGCAACTGGCGAAGATCATTCTCGAAGATCCGGCGGTGCAGAGCCTGTCGTCCTACATTGGTGTTGACGGCGACAACGCCACGCTAAACAGCGGCCGCTTGCTGATCAACCTCAAGCCCCATGGCGAGCGCGATCTGACGGCCAGCGAAGTGATCGCACGCCTGCAACCACAACTGGACAAACTGGTCGGCATTCGGCTGTTCATGCAGCCGGTGCAGGACCTGACCATCGAGGATCGGGTCAGCCGCACCCAGTACCAGTTCAGCATGTCCTCGCCGGACTCCGAATTGCTCAGCCAGTGGAGTGGCCGTCTTGTCGAAGCCCTGGCCCAGCGCCCGGAGTTGACCGATGTTGCCAGTGATTTGCAGGACAAAGGCTTGCAGGTCTATCTGGTGATCGACCGCGACGCCGCATCGCGCCTTGGCGTGTCGGTAGCGAATATTACCGACGCGCTGTACGACGCGTTCGGCCAGCGGCAGATTTCGACCATTTACACCCAGGCCAGCCAGTACCGCGTGGTGCTGCAAGCCCAGGCCGGGGAGAAGATCGGCCCGCAGGCGCTGGATCAGATTCACGTCAAGACCACTGACGGCGCGCAGGTGCGCCTGTCAAGTCTGGCCCACGTCGAAGAACGTCAGGCGCAATTGGCGATCACCCACATCGGCCAGTTTCCGGCGGTGATGATGTCGTTTAACCTCGCGCCCGGCGTGGCATTGGGACATGCCGTGGACATCATCGAGCAAGTGCAGCAGGACATCGGCATGCCGGTCGGCGTGCAGACCCAGTTTCAGGGCGCGGCGCAGGCGTTTCAGGCTTCGCTGTCGAGCACGTTGCTGCTGATTCTGGCGGCGGTGGTGACCATGTACATCGTGCTTGGCGTGCTCTACGAGAGCTACATCCACCCGATCACCATTCTCTCGACCTTGCCGTCGGCAGCGGTGGGTGCCTTGCTGGCGTTGCTGCTCAGTGGCAACGATCTGGGGATGATCGCGATCATCGGCATCATCCTGCTGATCGGTATCGTCAAGAAGAACGCGATCATGATGATCGACTTCGCCCTCGACGCCGAACGCACCCAAGGCATGGCCCCGGCAGAGGCGATCTATCAGGCGGCGCTGCTGCGCTTCCGGCCGATCCTGATGACCACGCTGGCGGCGTTGTTCGGCGCGGTGCCATTGATGCTGGCCACCGGTTCCGGAGCTGAGTTGCGTCAGCCGTTGGGTCTGGTGATGGTTGGCGGTTTGTTGGTCAGCCAGGTGTTGACGCTGTTCACGACGCCGGTGATTTACCTGTACTTCGACCGCCTCGGAAGGCGCTTTGGCAAAACCAAGGCTGATGGTGAAGAGGTCGCGGTATGA
- a CDS encoding efflux RND transporter permease subunit, whose protein sequence is MNLSGPFIKRPVATMLLSLAIMLLGGVSFGLLPVSPLPQMDFPVIVVQASLPGASPEVMASTVATPLERSFGAIAGVNTMSSRSSQGSTRVILQFDLDRDINGAAREVQAAINASRNLLPSGMRSMPTYKKVNPSQAPIMVLSLTSDVLEKGQLYDLASTILSQSLSQVQGVGEVQIGGSSLPAVRIELEPQALNQYGVALDDVRKTIADANVRRPKGSVEDGQRLWQIQANDQLEKAKDYESLIIHYADGAALRLKDVAKVSDGVEDRYNSGFFNDDAAVLLVINRQAGANIIETVNEIKAQLPALQAVLPASVKLNLAMDRSPVIKATLHEAEMTLLIAVALVVLVVYLFLGNFRASLIPTLAVPVSLVGTFAVMYLYGFSLNNLSLMALILATGLVVDDAIVVLENISRHIDEGVKPMQAAYLGAKEVGFTLLSMNVSLVAVFLSILFMGGLVESLFREFSITLAAAIVVSLVVSLTLTPMLCARWLKPHTPGQENRLQRWSQKTNDWMVGKYATSLDWVLRHRRLTLFSLLLTVGVNVALYVVVPKTFLPQQDTGQLIGFVRGDDGLSFNVMQPKMETFRRALLKDDAVESVAGFIGGNNGTNNAFMIVRLKPIKERQLSAQKVIERLRKEMPKVPGAQLMLMADQDLQFGGGREQTSSQYTYILQSGDLAELRKWFPKVVTALRALPELTAIDAREGAGAQQVTLIVDRDQAKRLGVDMNMVTAVLNNAYSQRQISTIYDSLNQYQVVMEVNPKYAQDPVTLKQVEVITADGARVPLSTFAHYENSLENDRVSHEGQFASESISFDMAEGVTVEQGSAAIERAIAKVGLPEDVIAKMAGTADAFAATQKSQPFMILGALLAVYLVLGVLYESYIHPLTILSTLPSAGVGALLSIYALGGEFSLISLLGIFLLIGVVKKNAILMIDLALQLERQEGLSPLESIRSACLQRLRPILMTTLAAILGALPLLLGRAEGAEMRQPLGLTIIGGLVFSQVLTLYTTPVVYLYLDKLRHRFNKWRGVRTDAALETPL, encoded by the coding sequence ATGAACCTCTCCGGCCCTTTCATCAAGCGCCCAGTCGCAACCATGCTGCTGTCCCTGGCCATTATGTTGCTGGGCGGTGTCAGCTTCGGTCTGTTGCCGGTATCGCCGTTGCCGCAGATGGATTTCCCGGTGATCGTCGTTCAGGCCAGTCTGCCGGGCGCCAGTCCCGAGGTGATGGCATCGACGGTGGCGACGCCGCTGGAGCGTTCGTTCGGTGCGATAGCCGGCGTCAACACCATGAGCAGCCGCTCCAGTCAGGGTTCGACGCGGGTCATCCTGCAATTTGACCTCGACCGCGACATCAACGGCGCGGCGCGGGAAGTGCAGGCGGCGATCAACGCCTCGCGCAATCTGCTGCCGAGCGGGATGCGCAGCATGCCGACCTATAAGAAGGTCAATCCGTCGCAGGCGCCGATCATGGTGCTGTCGCTGACTTCGGATGTGCTGGAAAAAGGCCAGCTCTACGACCTGGCCTCGACCATTCTTTCGCAAAGCCTTTCGCAGGTGCAGGGCGTCGGTGAAGTGCAGATCGGCGGCAGTTCGCTGCCGGCGGTGCGCATCGAACTCGAACCGCAGGCGCTGAACCAGTACGGCGTGGCCCTCGACGATGTGCGCAAGACCATCGCCGACGCCAACGTGCGCCGGCCCAAGGGGTCGGTCGAAGACGGCCAGCGTTTGTGGCAGATCCAGGCCAACGATCAACTGGAAAAAGCCAAGGATTACGAGTCGCTGATCATTCATTACGCCGACGGCGCCGCGTTGCGTCTCAAGGACGTGGCGAAGGTCAGCGATGGCGTCGAAGACCGATATAACAGCGGTTTCTTCAACGATGACGCGGCGGTATTGCTGGTGATCAACCGTCAGGCCGGCGCCAACATCATCGAGACGGTCAACGAGATCAAGGCGCAGTTGCCCGCACTGCAAGCGGTGCTGCCGGCCAGCGTCAAACTCAATCTGGCCATGGATCGCTCGCCGGTGATCAAGGCCACGCTGCACGAAGCCGAGATGACCTTGCTGATCGCCGTCGCCCTGGTGGTGCTGGTGGTGTACCTGTTTCTCGGTAATTTCCGCGCCTCGCTGATCCCCACCCTGGCGGTGCCGGTGTCGCTGGTCGGTACCTTTGCGGTGATGTACCTGTACGGGTTTTCGCTGAACAACCTGTCGCTGATGGCGCTGATTCTCGCCACCGGACTGGTGGTGGATGACGCCATCGTGGTGTTGGAGAACATTTCCCGGCATATCGACGAAGGCGTCAAGCCGATGCAGGCCGCGTACCTCGGCGCCAAGGAAGTCGGGTTTACCTTGTTGTCGATGAACGTCTCGCTGGTGGCGGTGTTCCTGTCGATCCTGTTCATGGGCGGGCTGGTCGAAAGCCTGTTCCGCGAGTTTTCCATCACCCTGGCGGCGGCAATCGTGGTGTCGCTGGTGGTTTCGCTGACACTGACGCCGATGCTCTGCGCGCGCTGGCTCAAGCCACACACGCCGGGTCAGGAAAACCGCCTGCAACGCTGGAGCCAGAAGACCAACGACTGGATGGTCGGCAAATACGCCACCAGCCTCGACTGGGTGTTGCGTCATCGCCGTCTGACTTTGTTCAGCCTGCTGCTCACCGTCGGCGTCAACGTTGCGCTCTATGTCGTGGTGCCGAAAACCTTTCTGCCGCAGCAGGACACCGGCCAGTTGATCGGTTTTGTGCGGGGCGACGACGGTCTGTCGTTCAACGTCATGCAGCCGAAGATGGAGACCTTCCGCCGCGCCTTGCTCAAGGACGACGCGGTCGAAAGCGTGGCCGGCTTCATTGGCGGCAACAACGGAACCAACAACGCGTTCATGATCGTGCGCCTGAAACCGATCAAGGAACGCCAGTTGTCGGCACAGAAAGTCATCGAACGCCTGCGTAAGGAAATGCCCAAGGTGCCCGGTGCGCAGTTGATGCTGATGGCCGACCAGGACCTGCAATTCGGCGGCGGCCGTGAGCAAACCAGTTCGCAATACACCTACATCCTGCAAAGCGGCGACCTCGCCGAGCTGCGCAAGTGGTTCCCGAAAGTGGTCACCGCGTTGCGTGCCTTGCCCGAGCTGACCGCCATCGATGCCCGCGAAGGTGCCGGGGCGCAGCAGGTGACGCTGATTGTCGACCGTGACCAGGCCAAACGCCTCGGTGTCGACATGAACATGGTCACCGCCGTGCTCAACAACGCCTACAGCCAGCGGCAGATTTCGACGATCTACGACAGCCTCAACCAGTACCAAGTGGTGATGGAGGTGAATCCGAAATACGCCCAGGATCCGGTGACGCTCAAGCAGGTCGAGGTGATTACCGCTGACGGCGCGCGGGTGCCGCTGTCGACGTTTGCCCATTACGAAAACAGTCTGGAAAACGACCGGGTCAGCCACGAAGGCCAGTTTGCTTCCGAGAGCATTTCCTTTGATATGGCCGAAGGTGTAACCGTGGAGCAGGGCAGTGCTGCCATTGAGCGAGCGATCGCCAAGGTCGGCCTGCCGGAAGATGTCATTGCGAAAATGGCCGGCACTGCGGACGCTTTCGCCGCCACGCAGAAGAGCCAGCCGTTCATGATCCTCGGTGCGTTGCTCGCCGTGTATCTGGTGCTCGGTGTGCTGTATGAAAGTTACATTCACCCGCTGACCATTCTCTCGACCTTGCCCTCGGCCGGCGTCGGCGCGCTGTTGTCGATTTACGCGCTGGGCGGTGAGTTCAGCCTGATTTCCCTGCTGGGGATATTCCTGCTGATCGGCGTGGTGAAGAAAAACGCCATCCTGATGATCGACCTTGCGCTGCAATTGGAGCGGCAAGAGGGGCTGTCGCCGCTGGAGTCGATTCGCAGCGCCTGCCTGCAACGCCTGCGGCCGATCCTGATGACCACGCTGGCGGCGATCCTCGGTGCCTTGCCGCTGCTGCTCGGCCGCGCCGAGGGGGCGGAAATGCGCCAGCCGCTGGGCCTGACCATCATTGGCGGCCTGGTGTTCAGCCAGGTCCTGACCCTTTACACCACCCCGGTGGTTTACCTTTATCTCGACAAGCTGCGCCATCGTTTCAACAAATGGCGTGGCGTGCGCACTGATGCCGCTCTGGAAACTCCGCTATGA
- a CDS encoding efflux transporter outer membrane subunit encodes MTDRSLIQLATARGSRLLSLSLCVALLSACAVGPDYQRPQTAEIAQFKEAEGWRQANPSDSLARGAWWELYGDQQLNGLIEKLNSANQTVAQSEAQFRQAQALVRSARGAFYPSVDLSLDKTRSSRGTGSSSSSLSSSSSGIRDTYNAQLGVSWEADIWGKLRRGLEADEANAQASFADLAAMRLSQQSELVQNYLQLRVIDQQKRLLEATVAAYERSLKMTQNQYRAGVSGRDAVAQAQTQLKSTQADLVDLIWQRAQFENAIAVLTGQAPANFSIAESQSIPNLPQVPLSLPSQLLERRPDIAAAERSVIAANANIGVAKAAYYPDLTLSLSGGYSSSTSKNLISLPNRFWSVGPQLSLPLFDGGIRSAEVDRSEAAYDETVARYRQTVLDGFREVENYLVQLKVYEDEAAVRQEALDAARDSLRLTENQYKAGLIAYIDVVVVQATALSNERSVLNILQNRLIASVQLIAALGGGWDGQLDVSDNR; translated from the coding sequence ATGACTGACCGTTCGCTTATCCAATTGGCCACCGCGCGCGGCTCGCGCCTGTTGAGCCTGTCGCTGTGTGTGGCGCTGCTCAGCGCCTGCGCCGTTGGCCCGGATTACCAGCGCCCGCAAACCGCTGAGATCGCTCAGTTCAAGGAAGCCGAAGGCTGGCGTCAGGCCAACCCCAGCGACTCGCTGGCCCGTGGCGCCTGGTGGGAGTTGTACGGCGATCAGCAGCTCAACGGCCTGATCGAAAAACTCAACAGCGCCAACCAGACCGTCGCCCAGTCCGAAGCTCAGTTCCGTCAGGCGCAGGCCTTGGTACGCAGTGCTCGAGGGGCGTTTTACCCGAGTGTCGACCTGAGTCTGGACAAGACCCGCTCCAGCCGGGGCACCGGCAGCAGCAGTTCGAGCCTGAGCAGTTCTTCAAGCGGCATCCGCGACACCTATAACGCGCAGTTGGGTGTCAGTTGGGAAGCGGATATCTGGGGCAAGCTGCGACGCGGGCTGGAAGCCGATGAGGCCAACGCTCAGGCAAGTTTTGCCGATCTGGCGGCGATGCGTCTGAGCCAGCAATCGGAGTTGGTGCAGAACTACCTGCAACTGCGCGTCATCGATCAGCAGAAGCGCTTGCTTGAAGCCACCGTTGCGGCTTATGAGCGTTCGCTGAAAATGACCCAGAACCAGTACCGCGCCGGGGTTTCCGGCCGCGATGCGGTGGCGCAGGCGCAGACCCAGTTGAAAAGCACCCAGGCCGATCTGGTCGATCTGATCTGGCAGCGCGCGCAGTTTGAAAATGCGATTGCCGTGCTCACCGGCCAGGCGCCGGCGAACTTCAGCATCGCCGAAAGCCAGAGCATCCCGAACCTGCCGCAAGTGCCGCTGAGCTTGCCTTCGCAACTGCTCGAACGCCGTCCGGATATCGCTGCGGCCGAGCGTTCGGTGATCGCCGCCAATGCCAATATCGGCGTGGCCAAAGCTGCGTACTACCCGGACCTGACCCTGAGTCTGAGCGGCGGCTACAGCAGCAGCACCTCGAAAAACCTGATCAGTCTGCCCAACCGTTTCTGGTCGGTCGGCCCGCAGCTGTCGTTGCCGCTGTTCGACGGCGGTATTCGTTCCGCCGAAGTCGACCGCAGCGAAGCGGCCTATGACGAAACGGTCGCCCGCTACCGCCAGACCGTGCTCGACGGCTTCCGCGAAGTGGAAAACTATCTGGTCCAGCTCAAGGTGTATGAAGACGAAGCGGCGGTGCGCCAGGAAGCGCTGGATGCCGCCCGCGATTCCCTGCGCCTCACCGAAAACCAGTACAAGGCTGGTCTGATCGCCTATATCGACGTGGTGGTGGTGCAGGCGACGGCGCTGAGCAACGAACGCAGTGTGTTGAATATCCTGCAGAACCGATTGATCGCCAGCGTACAACTGATCGCCGCACTGGGCGGCGGCTGGGACGGCCAACTCGACGTCAGCGACAACCGCTGA